A single window of Flavobacteriales bacterium DNA harbors:
- a CDS encoding homoserine dehydrogenase — MENKEIQIGLFGFGCVGQGLYDVLNMSQGLEARIVKFCVKDKNKKRSIDASNFTYDKEDILGRKDLDVVVELIDNANDAFEIVSRAMKNGVNVVTANKKMLAENFSELYKLQQENNVALIYEGSAGGSIPIIRNLEEYYDNELLSSLSGIVNGSTNYILSKMQFDNLTYEDALREAQENGFAEADPWLDVAGYDALYKLILLIVHAFGVILKPEDVLNVGIQNIRIHDIYFAREKQLRIKLLAYARKENDKIRAYVLPHFVSRESELFNVNYEYNAIEVEGAFSDKQMLAGKGAGSHPTGSAVLSDISALTYNYRYGYKKLKKNGANGTAEGANGIVEDDFPLKCYIRFSNPESLKELDILSIEEEYRSAKTNYVIANVSFKSLFNLKGNKDTELFVCVVED; from the coding sequence ATGGAGAACAAAGAAATTCAAATCGGCCTGTTCGGTTTCGGTTGTGTCGGACAAGGACTGTATGACGTGCTGAACATGTCACAAGGATTGGAAGCACGCATCGTGAAGTTTTGTGTGAAAGACAAGAACAAAAAACGATCAATCGATGCATCCAACTTCACCTACGACAAGGAAGACATCCTCGGAAGAAAAGACCTGGATGTGGTGGTGGAACTCATCGACAATGCAAACGATGCATTCGAGATCGTAAGCCGGGCAATGAAGAACGGCGTGAACGTGGTGACCGCCAACAAGAAGATGCTGGCAGAGAACTTTTCCGAACTGTACAAACTCCAGCAGGAAAACAACGTGGCCCTCATCTACGAAGGCTCGGCAGGGGGCAGCATTCCCATCATCCGCAACCTGGAAGAATATTACGACAATGAGTTGCTGTCCAGCCTCAGCGGTATCGTAAACGGTTCCACCAACTACATCCTCTCCAAGATGCAGTTCGATAACCTTACCTACGAGGACGCATTGAGGGAAGCCCAGGAAAACGGTTTTGCGGAAGCAGATCCCTGGCTGGACGTAGCAGGCTACGACGCGCTGTACAAACTCATCCTGTTGATCGTACATGCCTTCGGGGTAATCCTGAAACCCGAAGATGTGCTGAACGTAGGCATCCAGAACATCCGCATCCACGACATCTACTTCGCACGCGAAAAACAACTGCGCATCAAACTGCTGGCGTATGCACGCAAAGAAAACGACAAGATCCGTGCCTATGTGCTGCCCCACTTCGTGAGCCGTGAAAGCGAACTGTTCAACGTGAACTATGAATACAACGCCATTGAGGTGGAAGGCGCCTTCTCTGACAAACAGATGCTGGCAGGCAAGGGAGCCGGAAGTCACCCCACCGGCAGCGCGGTGCTTTCCGATATTTCTGCACTCACCTATAACTATCGCTATGGCTATAAGAAGCTGAAGAAAAACGGAGCCAACGGAACCGCGGAAGGCGCCAATGGCATCGTGGAAGATGATTTCCCGCTGAAGTGCTACATCCGTTTCTCCAACCCGGAATCGCTCAAAGAACTCGACATCCTCTCCATCGAAGAAGAATACCGCTCGGCGAAAACCAACTATGTGATCGCCAACGTTTCGTTCAAATCGCTGTTCAATCTGAAGGGCAACAAAGACACGGAACTGTTCGTGTGCGTGGTGGAAGACTAG
- a CDS encoding phosphoadenylyl-sulfate reductase: MNLDELNKKYKDLSYEERILTLYDDFPPEKVLLTSSFGTTSAFLLHLFSRLRKDQPVHFINTTYLFQETLDYKDELVTMFGLNVVEVKPEDWKNEFTKNDETWTKDPDLCCSINKVEPLEKIKAEYDIWVSGLMGYQSKFRKRLPIFENKRGIIKFYPLIDVTEEQRDAYIAEHKLPFHPLKEEGYASVGCAQCTVKGKNREGRWEGSSKTECGLHL, translated from the coding sequence ATGAACCTCGACGAACTCAATAAAAAGTACAAGGACCTCTCTTACGAAGAGCGCATCCTTACCCTCTACGACGATTTCCCGCCGGAGAAGGTGTTGCTGACCTCCTCGTTCGGAACTACTTCAGCTTTCCTGCTACACCTTTTCAGTCGCCTGCGGAAAGATCAGCCCGTACATTTCATCAACACCACCTACCTGTTCCAGGAAACACTGGATTACAAAGACGAACTCGTAACGATGTTCGGACTGAACGTGGTGGAGGTGAAACCCGAAGACTGGAAAAACGAATTCACCAAGAACGACGAAACCTGGACCAAGGACCCCGATCTGTGCTGCTCCATCAACAAAGTGGAGCCGCTCGAAAAGATCAAGGCCGAATACGACATCTGGGTTTCGGGTCTCATGGGTTACCAAAGCAAATTCCGAAAACGCCTCCCCATTTTCGAGAACAAACGCGGCATCATCAAGTTCTATCCGCTGATTGATGTGACGGAAGAACAACGTGATGCCTATATCGCCGAACACAAATTGCCGTTCCACCCGCTGAAGGAGGAAGGCTATGCGTCGGTGGGTTGTGCGCAGTGCACCGTCAAGGGAAAGAACCGCGAGGGACGCTGGGAAGGCTCATCCAAAACAGAGTGTGGATTACATTTATAA
- the moeB gene encoding molybdopterin-synthase adenylyltransferase MoeB, protein MSHESITFSKEELARYDRHIIIPEFNLEGQKKLKAAKVLVIGSGGLGSPLLQYLAAAGVGTIGIVDYDVVDDSNLQRQVLFTVDDIGKPKVEAAKQRILGINPYITVHTYNTQFHSSNALDIIKDYDIVADGTDNFPTRYLVNDACVLAGKVNVYGSIFRFDGQVSVFNYTDANGHTGPNYRDLFPTPPPPGLVPSCAEGGVLGVLPGIIGSLQANEVIKVITGLGDVLAGKLYLFDALSFESRTLKVAKNPETKITGLIDYEQFCGLKETAKETSNGMKEITVQELKAWMDANEDFQLIDVREPHEYDIVNLGGELVPLSQLPNINLDEKVSKDKKVVVHCKMGGRSAKAIQYIIDKNGQNNLYNLVGGILAYAKEIDPSLPTY, encoded by the coding sequence ATGTCACACGAATCGATCACATTCAGTAAGGAAGAACTGGCCCGCTACGACCGGCACATCATCATTCCGGAATTTAACCTGGAAGGCCAGAAGAAGTTGAAAGCCGCCAAAGTGCTTGTCATCGGATCAGGCGGACTCGGAAGTCCGCTGCTCCAGTACCTCGCCGCTGCCGGCGTAGGCACCATCGGCATTGTGGATTATGATGTGGTGGACGACAGCAACCTGCAACGCCAGGTGCTTTTCACCGTTGATGACATTGGCAAACCCAAGGTGGAGGCGGCCAAACAACGCATCCTGGGCATCAACCCGTACATCACCGTACATACCTACAACACCCAGTTTCATTCATCGAATGCACTCGACATCATCAAGGATTACGACATCGTAGCCGACGGAACCGACAACTTCCCCACACGCTACCTGGTGAACGACGCCTGCGTGCTGGCCGGCAAAGTGAACGTGTATGGCTCCATCTTCCGGTTCGACGGACAGGTATCCGTGTTCAACTACACCGATGCCAATGGCCATACAGGTCCGAACTACCGCGACCTCTTCCCCACCCCACCTCCTCCGGGACTCGTACCCAGCTGTGCGGAAGGTGGCGTACTGGGCGTGCTGCCCGGCATCATCGGCAGCCTGCAGGCCAATGAAGTGATCAAGGTCATCACCGGACTCGGAGATGTGTTGGCAGGCAAACTCTACCTGTTCGATGCACTCAGCTTCGAAAGCCGTACGCTGAAAGTGGCGAAGAACCCTGAAACAAAGATCACCGGATTGATCGATTATGAACAATTTTGCGGACTCAAGGAAACCGCCAAAGAAACATCCAACGGCATGAAAGAGATCACGGTACAGGAACTCAAGGCATGGATGGATGCCAACGAAGACTTCCAGCTCATCGACGTGCGCGAACCACACGAATATGACATTGTGAACCTGGGCGGAGAGCTCGTTCCCCTGTCGCAACTGCCCAACATCAACCTGGACGAAAAGGTATCCAAGGACAAGAAGGTGGTGGTGCATTGCAAAATGGGCGGAAGAAGCGCAAAAGCGATCCAGTATATCATTGACAAGAACGGACAAAACAACCTGTATAACCTCGTGGGTGGCATCCTGGCCTATGCCAAGGAAATCGACCCGAGTCTACCAACCTATTGA
- a CDS encoding MoaD/ThiS family protein, with amino-acid sequence MAKLIIPTPLRKFTDNQSSYVAEGQTVKEAVAALTRQYPEVANHLLDENGNIRSFINIFVGDENILALQKEQTPVSADSVVSIVPAIAGGSR; translated from the coding sequence ATGGCAAAGTTGATCATCCCGACCCCGTTGAGAAAATTCACCGACAACCAATCATCTTATGTGGCGGAAGGACAAACCGTGAAGGAAGCCGTTGCCGCATTGACCCGGCAATACCCGGAAGTGGCCAACCACCTGCTGGATGAAAACGGCAACATCCGTTCCTTCATCAACATTTTTGTGGGCGACGAAAACATCCTCGCACTCCAGAAAGAACAGACCCCGGTGAGTGCCGACAGCGTGGTGAGCATTGTGCCCGCCATTGCAGGAGGAAGCCGTTGA
- a CDS encoding M67 family metallopeptidase: MNVKIDTHALNTMHQHATEAFPNECCGFMYGSDGNERIISLARPVINSKDGDQRRRFEISAFDYMKAEQYAMENNTTLLGVYHSHPQHPAIPSEHDRKQAMPWFSYVIVSVMNGTVDHTRSWRLNEEKQFDEEALEIPV; this comes from the coding sequence ATGAATGTAAAGATCGATACCCACGCATTGAACACCATGCACCAGCATGCAACGGAAGCATTCCCCAACGAATGCTGCGGATTCATGTACGGCAGCGACGGCAATGAAAGGATCATCTCCCTCGCCCGCCCGGTAATCAATAGCAAGGACGGCGACCAACGCAGGCGCTTTGAGATCTCGGCGTTCGATTACATGAAAGCCGAACAGTATGCGATGGAAAACAACACCACCCTGCTGGGCGTGTACCATTCGCATCCGCAGCATCCGGCCATCCCGTCAGAACACGACCGCAAACAGGCCATGCCCTGGTTTTCTTATGTGATCGTTTCGGTGATGAACGGAACGGTGGATCACACACGCTCATGGCGCCTGAACGAAGAAAAACAGTTTGACGAAGAAGCTTTGGAAATCCCAGTATAA
- a CDS encoding cysteine synthase family protein, with translation MSTLTASQTDLLRHSEALATFVGNTPLFPITRVFSKPGVRIFAKLEWQQMGQSVKARPAFRILQEALRAGLVSPEKGLLDATSGNTGIAYATFGAALGIPVTLCLPENASEERKTILKSLGVNIVYTSRFEGTDGAQEKARELMKEHPDRYYYADQYGNNNNWLAHYETTAQEVLEQTSGTITHFVAGLGTTGTFTGTGRKLKETNAAIQLVGLQPDTAMHGLEGWKHLETAVVPAIYDSTLADAVLDVDTLGAYELIKETARKEGLLISPSAAANLQGAIKVANSIDKGTIVTVFADNGDKYHDVYKQIF, from the coding sequence ATGAGTACCCTCACCGCATCACAAACCGACCTCCTACGCCACAGCGAGGCACTGGCAACATTCGTGGGAAACACACCGCTGTTCCCCATCACACGCGTGTTCAGCAAACCCGGCGTACGCATCTTCGCCAAACTGGAATGGCAACAGATGGGACAAAGCGTGAAAGCCCGACCCGCCTTCCGCATCCTGCAGGAAGCCCTGCGTGCCGGACTCGTGTCTCCTGAAAAAGGATTGCTGGATGCCACCAGCGGCAACACCGGCATTGCTTATGCCACGTTCGGCGCCGCACTTGGCATCCCCGTAACCCTGTGCCTGCCCGAGAATGCCAGCGAGGAACGCAAGACCATCTTGAAATCACTCGGCGTGAACATCGTGTATACATCCCGTTTCGAAGGCACCGACGGCGCCCAGGAGAAGGCAAGGGAACTGATGAAGGAGCATCCCGACCGGTATTACTATGCCGACCAGTATGGAAACAACAACAACTGGCTCGCACACTACGAAACCACCGCACAGGAAGTGCTTGAACAAACATCTGGAACAATCACGCACTTCGTTGCCGGGTTAGGCACCACCGGAACATTCACCGGCACCGGCCGGAAACTGAAAGAAACGAATGCCGCCATTCAGCTGGTCGGACTGCAACCCGATACGGCCATGCACGGACTGGAAGGATGGAAACACCTGGAAACCGCTGTAGTACCCGCCATTTACGACAGTACACTTGCAGACGCCGTGCTGGACGTGGATACACTCGGTGCCTATGAACTGATCAAGGAAACCGCCCGCAAGGAAGGCCTGCTCATCAGTCCGTCGGCCGCAGCCAACCTCCAGGGTGCCATCAAGGTGGCCAACAGCATAGATAAAGGAACAATCGTGACGGTATTCGCAGACAATGGCGACAAGTACCACGATGTATACAAACAGATTTTCTGA
- a CDS encoding bifunctional precorrin-2 dehydrogenase/sirohydrochlorin ferrochelatase has product MTLQHPNTLMPIFLKLEGRRILVVGGGAIGLEKIGALLRNDPNARIHVVAPEIREEIRELAATRTITLEQQAYNRSHIEQADLVFAATSLREVNEQVAKDAREVKVLINVADTPDLCDFYMSSIVLKGDLKIAISTNGKSPTVAKRLREYFEKWIPDEINEVMQNLHVLREKLRGDFSHKVKTLNEATKVFEEEENA; this is encoded by the coding sequence ATGACCCTGCAGCACCCCAATACCCTCATGCCCATCTTCCTGAAACTGGAAGGTCGCCGCATACTTGTGGTGGGTGGCGGTGCGATCGGACTGGAAAAGATCGGTGCGTTGCTGCGGAATGATCCGAATGCACGCATCCATGTAGTGGCACCCGAGATCCGCGAAGAGATCCGGGAACTGGCTGCAACACGTACCATCACCCTCGAACAACAAGCCTACAACCGTTCACACATTGAACAGGCTGACCTGGTCTTCGCCGCCACCAGCCTCCGGGAAGTGAACGAACAGGTGGCAAAAGATGCCCGTGAGGTCAAGGTGCTGATCAACGTGGCGGATACGCCGGACCTATGCGATTTCTACATGTCGTCCATCGTACTGAAAGGTGACCTGAAGATCGCCATCTCCACCAACGGCAAATCACCCACGGTGGCCAAACGCCTGCGCGAATATTTTGAGAAATGGATCCCGGACGAAATCAACGAGGTGATGCAGAACCTGCATGTGCTGCGCGAAAAACTCCGGGGTGATTTCAGCCACAAGGTGAAAACCCTGAACGAAGCCACCAAAGTTTTTGAAGAGGAGGAAAACGCATGA
- the cobA gene encoding uroporphyrinogen-III C-methyltransferase: MPSTRHPEQGKLTLVGAGPGDPELITLKGVKALREADAVLYDALVNESLLDHARPNAQRIFVGKKAGNHAYAQEEIHALIAHLCKQGLHVVRLKGGDPFVFGRGWEEWSFAETLGFPVEIVPGVTSAIAVPESLGIPITKRLESESFWVVTGTTSGNRLSKDIRLAAQSSATVIVLMGLGKIRQILQLFSEQGKDNVPAAVIMEGTTDHQQWVTGHVHNLAERTEAAGIQSPAIIVIGEVVADIRKVHPEHINRSATEK, encoded by the coding sequence ATGCCGTCAACACGCCATCCTGAGCAAGGTAAACTCACCCTCGTGGGTGCGGGTCCGGGTGACCCCGAGCTGATCACGCTGAAAGGTGTGAAGGCGCTCAGGGAAGCCGATGCCGTGCTGTACGATGCACTGGTGAACGAGTCGCTGCTGGACCATGCACGGCCCAATGCCCAACGCATCTTTGTGGGCAAGAAAGCAGGTAACCACGCCTATGCCCAGGAAGAGATCCACGCGCTGATCGCCCATTTATGCAAACAAGGATTGCATGTGGTTCGCCTGAAAGGTGGAGATCCGTTTGTGTTCGGGCGCGGATGGGAAGAATGGTCGTTCGCAGAAACACTCGGCTTTCCCGTGGAGATCGTGCCCGGCGTGACCAGCGCCATTGCGGTTCCGGAAAGCCTGGGCATCCCCATCACCAAACGACTCGAATCCGAAAGTTTCTGGGTGGTCACCGGTACCACATCCGGCAACCGCCTCTCCAAAGACATTAGGCTGGCTGCCCAATCATCGGCTACCGTGATCGTACTCATGGGACTCGGCAAGATCCGGCAAATCCTGCAACTTTTCAGCGAACAGGGTAAAGACAACGTTCCCGCCGCCGTGATCATGGAAGGCACCACCGATCATCAACAATGGGTAACCGGCCATGTGCACAACCTGGCTGAGCGCACCGAAGCCGCAGGCATCCAGTCACCCGCCATCATCGTGATCGGCGAAGTGGTGGCCGATATCCGAAAAGTGCATCCCGAACACATCAACCGCTCCGCAACAGAAAAATGA
- a CDS encoding HEPN domain-containing protein, with product MQSFRTELENPIVEKDILDLEKKIRLFRDGKIDDEKFRSLRLARGIYGQRQPGVQMIRIKFPFGRITTEQIYRLSEVSDTFSTGKLHLTTRQDVQIHYVSLDRTPELWAELEKDAITIREACGNTVRNVTASHLAGVDPQEPFDVSPYAQGIFEYFLRKPFGQELGRKFKIALSSSDEDTAYTFMHDLGLIPKIKTIDGKEVRGFKVMIGGGLGAQPFPALVAYDFLPEDEVIPFIEATIRVFDRHGERARRNKARIKYLIHEIGLDAFMQLVEAERPAVPNQKVAFNHNAVPEPTPPPVFAGNGTAPKNTDLFQAWKKSNVIPQKQEGFVAVQIKIKLGNLTTDQARKFADIVKQYAANDIRITINQGFLLRYVREESLIALYNALDEIGFTESGFDSVADITACPGTDTCNLGISNSTATALELERVIRDEYPDLIYNQDIKIKISGCMNSCGQHGLAQIGFHGSSIKNGDHTLPALQLLLGGGIVGDGIGRFGDKIIKVPSKRAPQALRTLLDDYHGKAQENENYNTYYDRQGKDYFYQLLKELGNKETVTDDEYIDWGNSARYVQEVGVGECAGVMIDLVQTLLFEAEEKAEWAAEALAEKLYADSMYHSYSAMVSGAKALLTSKGAKCNTQAGIIRDFDTEFVDKGLIKLDQSFQNVALRIQQQKADAAFAQDYLNIAKDFLQQLRAVSTQPSNNAVNTPS from the coding sequence ATGCAAAGTTTCAGGACAGAATTGGAAAACCCCATCGTTGAGAAAGACATCCTCGACCTGGAAAAGAAAATCCGCCTTTTCCGCGACGGCAAAATCGACGATGAAAAGTTCCGCAGCCTGCGTCTGGCACGCGGTATCTACGGCCAACGTCAGCCGGGGGTACAAATGATCCGCATCAAATTTCCCTTTGGGCGCATCACTACTGAACAGATCTACCGCCTGTCCGAAGTAAGCGATACCTTCTCCACCGGCAAGCTCCACCTCACCACCCGCCAGGATGTACAGATCCACTACGTAAGCCTGGATCGCACACCGGAGCTCTGGGCCGAACTCGAAAAAGATGCCATCACCATCCGGGAAGCCTGCGGAAACACCGTTCGCAACGTAACCGCTTCCCACCTGGCAGGCGTCGATCCCCAAGAACCTTTTGACGTATCCCCCTACGCCCAGGGAATCTTCGAATATTTCCTCCGCAAACCCTTCGGTCAGGAACTGGGAAGAAAGTTCAAGATCGCTCTCTCTTCTTCCGATGAAGACACGGCCTATACCTTCATGCACGACCTGGGTCTCATCCCCAAGATCAAAACCATCGATGGAAAAGAAGTGCGCGGATTCAAGGTGATGATCGGAGGCGGACTGGGCGCCCAGCCGTTCCCGGCGCTTGTGGCCTACGACTTCCTCCCCGAAGACGAGGTGATCCCCTTCATTGAAGCAACCATCCGCGTGTTCGACCGGCATGGTGAAAGAGCACGCCGCAACAAGGCGCGCATCAAATACCTGATCCATGAGATCGGCCTGGATGCCTTCATGCAACTTGTGGAAGCAGAACGCCCCGCCGTTCCAAACCAAAAAGTGGCTTTCAACCACAACGCCGTTCCGGAACCCACACCGCCGCCGGTATTCGCAGGTAACGGAACAGCCCCCAAAAACACCGACCTGTTCCAGGCGTGGAAGAAATCCAACGTGATCCCGCAAAAACAGGAAGGTTTTGTTGCCGTACAGATCAAGATCAAACTGGGTAACCTGACCACCGACCAGGCCAGGAAGTTCGCCGATATCGTAAAGCAATATGCCGCCAACGATATCCGCATCACCATCAACCAGGGGTTCCTGCTGCGCTATGTGCGTGAAGAAAGCCTGATCGCCCTGTACAATGCCCTTGACGAAATCGGGTTCACCGAATCAGGATTCGACAGCGTAGCCGACATCACCGCATGCCCAGGCACCGATACCTGCAACCTGGGTATCTCCAACAGCACAGCAACTGCGCTGGAACTGGAACGTGTGATCAGGGATGAATACCCCGACCTCATCTACAACCAGGACATCAAGATCAAGATCAGCGGCTGCATGAACTCATGCGGACAACACGGACTGGCCCAGATCGGTTTCCACGGAAGCTCCATCAAGAATGGCGACCATACCTTGCCGGCCCTCCAGTTGCTGCTCGGAGGTGGTATCGTGGGCGATGGCATCGGTCGCTTCGGCGACAAGATCATCAAGGTACCCAGCAAACGGGCACCCCAAGCGTTGCGCACCCTGCTGGATGACTATCATGGTAAGGCACAGGAAAACGAAAACTACAACACCTATTACGACCGCCAGGGGAAAGATTACTTCTACCAGCTTCTGAAGGAACTGGGCAACAAAGAGACTGTGACTGACGACGAATATATCGACTGGGGTAACTCAGCCCGCTATGTACAGGAAGTGGGTGTGGGCGAATGTGCCGGTGTGATGATCGACCTGGTACAAACCCTGCTTTTCGAAGCGGAAGAAAAAGCCGAATGGGCCGCTGAAGCACTGGCTGAAAAGCTCTATGCAGACAGCATGTACCATAGCTACAGCGCCATGGTGAGCGGTGCCAAAGCGTTGCTGACCTCCAAAGGTGCCAAGTGCAACACCCAGGCCGGTATCATCCGCGACTTCGATACGGAGTTCGTAGACAAAGGCCTGATCAAACTGGATCAGAGCTTCCAGAACGTGGCCCTTCGCATTCAACAACAAAAAGCAGACGCCGCCTTTGCACAGGATTACCTGAACATTGCAAAAGATTTCCTGCAACAACTACGTGCCGTAAGTACACAACCATCCAACAATGCCGTCAACACGCCATCCTGA
- a CDS encoding response regulator transcription factor, with the protein MARILLAEDEENLRKTLKLNLELEGNEVLTAGNGHEALQIFPTARFDLVILDVMMPELDGFAVCQAIRLRDRDTPILFLTARNAGTDRVQGLKLGGDDYLAKPFNLEELLLRVRILTRRRNRYPSDVYERSIGDACNIGPFRVNFKTFEIIGPDEQTRKITQKEVLLLKLLTEQENEVVSREQILEKVWGYDVFPSTRTIDNYIVNFRKYFGDDPREPRYFHSVRGVGYKFTGK; encoded by the coding sequence ATGGCCCGGATATTATTGGCAGAAGACGAGGAAAACCTGAGGAAAACCCTGAAACTCAACCTGGAGCTGGAAGGCAATGAAGTGCTGACAGCCGGCAACGGGCACGAGGCTTTGCAGATCTTTCCTACAGCCCGTTTCGACCTGGTGATCCTGGATGTGATGATGCCGGAACTGGATGGCTTTGCCGTATGCCAGGCCATCCGTTTGCGAGACCGTGACACGCCCATCCTTTTTCTCACCGCCAGGAATGCGGGAACAGACAGGGTGCAGGGACTGAAACTTGGAGGTGACGATTATCTGGCCAAACCCTTCAACCTGGAAGAGTTATTGCTGAGGGTCCGGATCCTCACCCGCCGAAGAAACCGCTACCCATCGGATGTTTATGAGCGAAGCATTGGAGATGCATGTAACATCGGTCCGTTCCGGGTTAACTTCAAAACCTTTGAAATCATAGGCCCCGATGAGCAAACCCGCAAGATCACCCAGAAGGAAGTACTGCTGCTGAAACTCCTTACCGAACAAGAAAACGAAGTGGTATCGCGGGAACAAATCCTGGAAAAGGTTTGGGGTTATGATGTATTCCCATCTACCCGAACAATCGACAACTACATTGTGAACTTCAGGAAGTATTTCGGCGACGACCCGCGTGAACCAAGGTATTTCCATTCGGTAAGAGGCGTGGGGTACAAATTCACGGGAAAATAA
- a CDS encoding T9SS type A sorting domain-containing protein: MRWMVQNIRLRWIVPCCMWVLLSMPVLQVMGAEKTLAGVSVSSSPDNEVSVKTYPNPTTDVIFLEVTFPQQVNMEVRVYNLLGTVVARFEEYNSTGGKYRIDLSEQPNGIYFAEIRTATERKLERIRLAR; encoded by the coding sequence ATGAGATGGATGGTACAAAACATAAGGCTACGGTGGATCGTGCCGTGCTGCATGTGGGTGTTGCTAAGCATGCCCGTGTTGCAGGTCATGGGTGCGGAAAAGACGCTTGCGGGGGTATCGGTATCTTCTTCCCCGGACAATGAAGTGTCGGTTAAGACGTATCCCAACCCAACCACCGACGTGATTTTCCTTGAAGTTACCTTTCCGCAACAGGTGAACATGGAAGTGAGGGTATACAACCTACTGGGTACTGTGGTGGCCCGTTTTGAAGAATATAACAGCACGGGTGGAAAATACAGGATCGACCTGTCTGAACAGCCCAACGGGATCTACTTTGCGGAGATCCGCACAGCCACGGAAAGAAAATTGGAACGCATACGCCTGGCACGCTAA
- the mqnE gene encoding aminofutalosine synthase MqnE yields MTADIVWLATSGELPEDLRKIAAKVQAEERITPEEGLLLYEQAEVGYLGVLADHVRHRLHGDRTFFNRNFHIEPTNLCVFTCKFCSYSRLLKQEEDGWVLTKQQMMDMVKVYDGKPITEVHIVGGVHPKLNLDFFCDLLREIRSYRPDLHIKAFTAVELEYMIRKAKLTLEEGLLKLKEAGLDSLPGGGAEIFHSDVRKEICDDKASAENWLLIHRTAHQLGIPSNATMLYGHLEKFEHRIHHMDELRRMQDETRGFNTFIPLKYRSQGNAMSDLGEVSVVEDLRNYAIARIYMDNFSHIKAYWPMIGRNTAQISLSFGVDDIDGTIDDSTKIYTMAGAEEQSPTLTTEELVTLIRQAGKHPIERDTLYGVVKDYGAAIAV; encoded by the coding sequence ATGACGGCAGATATTGTATGGCTTGCGACTTCCGGTGAACTTCCGGAAGATCTGAGGAAAATTGCTGCAAAGGTGCAGGCTGAAGAACGGATCACACCTGAAGAAGGCCTGCTGCTGTATGAGCAGGCGGAGGTGGGATACCTGGGCGTACTCGCAGATCACGTGCGTCATCGTTTGCATGGCGACCGCACATTCTTCAACCGCAATTTCCACATCGAACCCACCAACTTGTGCGTGTTCACCTGCAAATTCTGTTCGTATTCACGCCTGCTCAAGCAGGAAGAAGACGGATGGGTGCTCACCAAACAGCAGATGATGGATATGGTGAAGGTCTACGACGGCAAGCCCATTACCGAAGTGCACATTGTGGGAGGTGTACATCCCAAGCTTAACCTGGATTTCTTTTGCGACCTTCTGCGTGAGATCCGCAGCTATCGACCTGACCTGCATATCAAGGCGTTTACTGCCGTGGAACTTGAATACATGATTCGTAAGGCCAAACTCACCCTGGAGGAAGGTTTGCTGAAACTCAAAGAAGCCGGGCTTGATTCCTTGCCGGGTGGGGGCGCCGAGATTTTTCACTCCGACGTGAGGAAGGAGATCTGTGATGACAAAGCCAGCGCTGAGAACTGGTTGCTGATCCACCGCACCGCGCACCAGCTGGGTATCCCCTCGAATGCCACCATGCTTTACGGGCATCTGGAAAAATTCGAACACCGCATCCACCACATGGATGAATTGCGCAGGATGCAGGATGAAACCAGGGGCTTCAATACCTTCATTCCACTCAAGTACCGCAGTCAGGGCAACGCCATGTCAGACCTTGGTGAAGTGTCGGTTGTGGAAGATCTGCGGAATTATGCGATCGCCCGTATTTATATGGACAATTTCTCCCACATCAAGGCCTACTGGCCCATGATCGGCCGCAATACGGCACAGATTTCCTTGTCATTCGGTGTGGATGATATCGACGGTACAATTGACGATTCGACAAAGATCTACACCATGGCAGGTGCTGAGGAACAATCTCCCACGCTGACCACCGAAGAACTGGTGACCCTGATCCGCCAGGCGGGCAAACACCCCATTGAGCGGGATACGCTGTATGGGGTGGTGAAGGACTACGGCGCTGCAATTGCGGTGTAA